The stretch of DNA CTTTCTTCCTGCTCCATCCGCCGGAATACGTATTTGCCGATTAAGTCCGTCTCCAGATTGACCGTATCTTTTTCTCGCAATTGGTGAAGATTTGTATCAGTCCAGGTGAAAGGAATGATATTAACCGAAAACGAAGTCTTTTCCAGCGAGGCGATTGTCAAGCTGACGCCGTCACAGGAAATTGAACCTTTGCCGACCATCTGACGAAGCAACGCATTATCGCAGGAAAACTTTAATGTCCAGTCTCTGCCGTCGGTTGTGCGCTTGATCAGGGTTCCAAGTCCTTCAACGTGGCCGGCAACCAGATGGCCGCCGAGCGGGTCGCCGAGCCGCGCGGCCCGTTCCAGGTTAAGCGCGGCGCCGATTGATTTCCGGCCGAGGTTTGAACATTTAATCGTTTCCGCGAGCACGTCGCAGGCAAACCCCCGTTCCGTTGTCCGGGCGACGGTGAGACAGACCCCGTTGATCGCCACGCTTTCGCCCCCGGCCAGCGGCGGGTTCCATTTTTGCGCGCTGATTTCAAGACGCAGGGCGCCGCCGCTGCTCCGCCTGGCGGCCAGTTTCCCAACCTGTTGGATTAAACCGGTGAACATAACTGAAAAGGCGCAAAGGCGCAAAGGCGCAGAGGCACAAAGTTGGCCGACATTTCAATTCCCATTATTACGATACGTATTGTGTTTTATTTTTTAATGGCTTTGCGCGGATAAGCATATCATTGCCTATTTGCCGGCATTCCGTAAAGCGCAATCGGAGGGATCCCGGGAGCCGCCGTCCCCGGCCTCCGAGCGCGGAGGGAGCGTTTTGGCCGCCGAGCAGACAGGGGGCCAGAAAAAAAATATATTCATCAACCATTCCGGAATCGGAGAGCGAAAAAGCGGTTTCCGCGCCGCCCTCGCACAAAACATGGAGCAATCCCATCCGGCCGATTTTGCCCATCAACGCCGGGATGGATACCCGTCCGCGGCAGGCGGGCAGAATCCAGACCCGGGCGCCGCGCCGTTCCCAGGCGCGCCGGCGGGGCGGCCGGCACTGGCGCGTGGTTGCCATGATGGTTCGTTCCGCGGCGGCATCATTCAGAACCCGCGCCGCCGGCGGCACCCGTCCTTTTGCGTCAAGAATGACGCGGTACGGCCGGCGTCCAAAGGCCGGGTTCGGTAAAAGGGACGGATTATCGGCCAGTACCGTGCCGGCGCCGACCAGGATAACGTCGGCGCGCCGCCGCATATTCTGGACCAGCCGGCGCGCTTTTTTGCCTGTGAGCCAGCGCGATTTCCCGCGGTAATCGGCGATTTTGCCGTCGTAAGACAAGGCCATTTTCAAGGAAACATACGGCCGGTCTGATAAAATCCATTTTTTAAACGGCGCAATCAGTTCCTGCGCTTCCCGGCGGCAGATTCCCGACACAACCTCCAAACCGGCTTTTTTAAGGGCGGAAAGGCCGCGGCCGCGGTGGCGCGGGTTCGGGTCCGGCACGGCCGCGATAACCCGGCTGATTCCGCTTTTGATAATGGCGCCGACGCAGGGCGGCGTTCTGCCGCGGGTGCAACACGGCTCAAGGGTAACATACAAATCCGATTTCCCGGCGCGCGCGCCGGCCTTTTTCAAGGCGATGATTTCAGCATGGCCGCCCCCGGCGCGTTTATGGAATCCAGCTCCGATCAACCGGTTGTTTTTAACGACGAGCGCGCCGACCGGCGGGTTGGGCCGGGTCAGTCCTTCGCCTTTGCGCGCCGACTCAAGAGCGCGGCGCATCCAGCGCTCGTGTTCTTCAAAAGCCGGATTTTGCATGCTAAATGATTTCAAATGCTTATTCAACCGCCTCCCGGCTCGGCCGCCGCAGGTCGCGCAGGGCCCGGTCCAGGATGCCGTTGACGAACCTGCCTGATTCCAGAGAGCTGTAGCTTTTGGCGATGTCCACCGCCTCGTTGATGGAGACCACCGGGGGAATATCCGGCCGGAAAAGCATCTCGTAGAGTGCCAGGCGGATAACGTTCCGGTCAACCGTATTCATTCTTTTTGTTTCCCAGTGTTCGGCGTAGGACTGCATGAGCGCGTCAAGCTGCGGCCGGTTGGCGAGAACGCCGCGGATAAGTTCTTCCGCGAAACGCCGCGACCGCTGGTCGGAGTTCGTACCCTGCCAGAATTCCGGCAAAGCTTCCCCTATATCGCCGGGGTTGAAATCGTTCTGGAACAGAAATTGGACGGCCCATTCTCTTGCTGAACGCCGGGTGGACATAAGGTCAATTATGCCTTCATGCTTTTGAGCAGAGCGGCCATTTCAATCGCGGCCAGGGCGGCGCTCCAGCCGCGGTTGCCGGCCTTGGAACCGGCGCGTTCAATGGCCTGTTCCAGGTTATCGGCGGCGACGATGCCGTCTATCACGGGGATGTTTTCCTTGAGCGATATCTGGCTCAGGGCGCGGGCCGTCTGGGAATTGATCAGGCCGGCGTGCGGCGTGGCGCCCTGCACCACGACCCCCAGGGCGATGAGCGCGTCGTGTTTCCCGGCCAGCGCCAGCTGCTGGACCGCGAGCGGAATTTCAAAGGCGCCCGGCGTCCAGACCACCGTGACGGAGTCCTCCCGCGCGCCGTGCCGTTGGAGGCAGTCCAGCGCGCCGCGCAGCAGCTGGCCGGTGAAGAGGTCGTTGAACCGGCTGACGACTATTCCGAATTTCAACCCCTGCGCGTTCAGCATTCCGGAAATTTCCTTTGCGTTCATTTTATTTTTACTCCTTTTCAAGGCGGAGCGCGGGTTTACAACCAGTGCCCCATCTTCCGTTTTTTTGTCTGCAAATACCGCCGGTTATATTTATTGGATGGAGATATGATAGCTATTCTTTCTGTAATTTCAATGCCATATCCTTCCAGGCCGATCACCTTGCGCGGGTTGTTGGTCATCAGCCTTATTTTTTTCAGGCCGAGGTCGGCCAGGATCTGGGCCCCGATGCCGTAATCGCGCAGGTCGGCGGAAAAACCGAGTTTTTGATTGGCCTCCACCGTGTCAAGACCCCGCTCCTGCAGTTCGTAGGCGTGAATTTTCTGCGCGAAACCGATTCCGCGCCCTTCCTGGCGCATATAAAGCAGCACGCCCGATTTATTGGCGGCGATCATTTTCAACGCCGCCTCCAGCTGCAGGCCGCAGTCACAGCGCAGGGATGAAAACACGTCGCCGGTCAAACATTCGCTGTGCACCCTGACCAGGGCGGCCTTTGTTTTTTCGGGATTACCCATGATCAGGGCAATATGGTGCTCGTTGTCCGGAACGGAGCGGTACAATTTCAGGGTGAACAACCCGAAGGCGGTCGGCAGGGAGACTTCACGGACACGGACGACCAGTTTTTCCCGCCGGCGCCGGAAGGCGATCAGGTCGGACACCGAGGTTATTTTCAATCCGTGCCGGACGGCGAATTTCCGCAGGTCGTTGAGCCTGGCCATGCGGCCGTC from Kiritimatiellia bacterium encodes:
- the ribH gene encoding 6,7-dimethyl-8-ribityllumazine synthase — translated: MNAKEISGMLNAQGLKFGIVVSRFNDLFTGQLLRGALDCLQRHGAREDSVTVVWTPGAFEIPLAVQQLALAGKHDALIALGVVVQGATPHAGLINSQTARALSQISLKENIPVIDGIVAADNLEQAIERAGSKAGNRGWSAALAAIEMAALLKSMKA
- a CDS encoding bifunctional 3,4-dihydroxy-2-butanone-4-phosphate synthase/GTP cyclohydrolase II; translated protein: MKTPFEPIENIIRDVRRGKMIIVVDDESRENEGDLIVAADKISGAAVNFMARFGRGLICVAMTEQRLAELQIARPRFQRATDLFKTAFMESVDARAGITTGISAHDRARTVRALMAARARPEDFVSPGHVFPLEAREGGVLRRAGHTEAAVDLARLAGLKPAGVICEIMRDDGRMARLNDLRKFAVRHGLKITSVSDLIAFRRRREKLVVRVREVSLPTAFGLFTLKLYRSVPDNEHHIALIMGNPEKTKAALVRVHSECLTGDVFSSLRCDCGLQLEAALKMIAANKSGVLLYMRQEGRGIGFAQKIHAYELQERGLDTVEANQKLGFSADLRDYGIGAQILADLGLKKIRLMTNNPRKVIGLEGYGIEITERIAIISPSNKYNRRYLQTKKRKMGHWL
- a CDS encoding riboflavin synthase, with product MFTGLIQQVGKLAARRSSGGALRLEISAQKWNPPLAGGESVAINGVCLTVARTTERGFACDVLAETIKCSNLGRKSIGAALNLERAARLGDPLGGHLVAGHVEGLGTLIKRTTDGRDWTLKFSCDNALLRQMVGKGSISCDGVSLTIASLEKTSFSVNIIPFTWTDTNLHQLREKDTVNLETDLIGKYVFRRMEQEE
- the nusB gene encoding transcription antitermination factor NusB, translating into MSTRRSAREWAVQFLFQNDFNPGDIGEALPEFWQGTNSDQRSRRFAEELIRGVLANRPQLDALMQSYAEHWETKRMNTVDRNVIRLALYEMLFRPDIPPVVSINEAVDIAKSYSSLESGRFVNGILDRALRDLRRPSREAVE
- the ribD gene encoding bifunctional diaminohydroxyphosphoribosylaminopyrimidine deaminase/5-amino-6-(5-phosphoribosylamino)uracil reductase RibD encodes the protein MQNPAFEEHERWMRRALESARKGEGLTRPNPPVGALVVKNNRLIGAGFHKRAGGGHAEIIALKKAGARAGKSDLYVTLEPCCTRGRTPPCVGAIIKSGISRVIAAVPDPNPRHRGRGLSALKKAGLEVVSGICRREAQELIAPFKKWILSDRPYVSLKMALSYDGKIADYRGKSRWLTGKKARRLVQNMRRRADVILVGAGTVLADNPSLLPNPAFGRRPYRVILDAKGRVPPAARVLNDAAAERTIMATTRQCRPPRRRAWERRGARVWILPACRGRVSIPALMGKIGRMGLLHVLCEGGAETAFSLSDSGMVDEYIFFLAPCLLGGQNAPSALGGRGRRLPGSLRLRFTECRQIGNDMLIRAKPLKNKTQYVS